Proteins co-encoded in one Actinoallomurus bryophytorum genomic window:
- a CDS encoding alpha/beta hydrolase: protein MIKTNEPAERRRGRKRATALAAAAMTVAPAACTLAAAPGAVRVTAPAGTAAWRADGRHLPDPVTADPVTVHRFLAAAGTAEQRELAAEYPGVLGGLDGAPVASRYAANRRAMDAAGPPYRGRPGRYLLFDARGDGRVAQVFGDLRAADRIAVLVPGAGARGANFWTGVGGRRFRSPAVQAAGLYREAARYGGRIAVIAWLGYETPKGIEAAEAREDLARAGAAALERFVAGLVAVRPGATVALLGHSYGSTVIGTAAPRLPAQVTDLAVFGSPGMGVHDVTGLGTSARVWAGQSARDWIRWVPGVQVFGLGHGTKPADPAFGAQVFPTADVTGHDHYLSPGTDSLTALARIAAYGGRT from the coding sequence GTGATCAAAACGAACGAACCGGCCGAACGGCGCAGAGGGCGTAAGAGGGCCACGGCGCTGGCCGCCGCGGCGATGACGGTCGCACCGGCGGCATGCACGCTGGCGGCCGCGCCGGGCGCGGTACGGGTCACGGCTCCCGCCGGCACCGCCGCGTGGCGCGCCGACGGCCGGCACCTGCCGGATCCGGTCACGGCCGATCCCGTCACGGTGCACCGCTTCCTGGCCGCCGCCGGCACCGCCGAGCAGCGCGAGCTCGCCGCCGAGTACCCGGGCGTGCTGGGCGGCTTGGACGGCGCGCCGGTCGCGTCGCGGTACGCGGCGAACCGGCGGGCGATGGACGCCGCCGGACCGCCGTACCGGGGCCGGCCGGGCCGGTACCTGCTGTTCGACGCCCGTGGCGACGGGCGGGTGGCACAGGTGTTCGGAGACCTGCGGGCGGCGGACCGGATCGCGGTCCTGGTGCCCGGCGCGGGCGCCCGCGGGGCGAACTTCTGGACCGGGGTGGGCGGCAGGCGGTTCCGCTCGCCCGCCGTCCAGGCGGCCGGGCTGTACCGCGAGGCGGCACGGTACGGCGGCCGGATCGCCGTGATCGCCTGGCTCGGCTACGAGACGCCGAAGGGGATCGAAGCGGCGGAGGCGCGTGAGGACCTGGCACGGGCGGGTGCCGCCGCGCTGGAGCGGTTCGTGGCCGGGCTGGTCGCGGTCCGCCCGGGTGCGACGGTCGCGCTGCTGGGGCACAGCTACGGGTCGACGGTGATCGGGACGGCCGCGCCCCGGCTGCCTGCTCAGGTGACCGACCTCGCGGTGTTCGGCAGCCCCGGGATGGGCGTCCACGACGTGACCGGGCTGGGCACCTCGGCCCGGGTCTGGGCCGGTCAGTCCGCGCGGGACTGGATCCGGTGGGTGCCGGGCGTGCAGGTCTTCGGCCTCGGCCACGGGACCAAGCCAGCCGACCCCGCCTTCGGTGCCCAGGTGTTCCCCACCGCGGACGTGACCGGCCATGACCACTACCTCTCCCCCGGGACCGACTCGCTGACCGCCCTGGCCCGCAT
- a CDS encoding sensor histidine kinase has protein sequence MSTPPRPPLLRRSFSRTRTVLAWIGGVMFPIVLLAIVAARLFGTWFIVPVLAMLLPVGLLRRRPSLALGLMLFVLVAMVLLNPGGGGGYPSNLWFAQVAAADIAVGFIAANQPKRTSGIAFVSTLIVESACAMYYTTAVPGLTPAAFMILALVVVWLIGRSIGQRREYGEAQRAQAAVQAVQAERLRIARELHDMIAHSIGVIAIQAGVGGRVIDTQPAEARNALNAIEDTSRETLAGLRRMLGTLRQADQGSAPLDPTPGLADLDGLVGRSLAAGVRVEVRRLGQERALPADIDLSAFRIVQEALTNVIRHAGARDCRVVLDYRDEELRVEVTDDGRGTIGAPVAGYGIAGMRERAALLHGHFSAGPRADGGFGVSARLPVPAESR, from the coding sequence ATGTCCACCCCTCCGCGTCCGCCGCTGCTCAGGCGGTCGTTCTCGAGGACGCGGACGGTCCTGGCGTGGATCGGGGGTGTCATGTTCCCGATCGTGCTTCTCGCCATCGTGGCGGCCAGGTTGTTCGGCACATGGTTCATCGTGCCCGTCCTGGCCATGCTCCTGCCGGTCGGCCTGCTGCGGCGCCGGCCGTCGCTCGCGCTCGGGCTGATGCTCTTCGTCCTGGTCGCCATGGTGCTGCTCAATCCGGGCGGAGGCGGCGGCTATCCGTCGAACCTCTGGTTCGCGCAGGTGGCCGCGGCCGACATCGCCGTCGGCTTCATCGCGGCCAACCAACCCAAACGGACCTCGGGCATCGCCTTCGTCTCGACCCTGATCGTCGAGTCCGCCTGCGCCATGTACTACACGACGGCCGTGCCGGGACTCACCCCGGCCGCGTTCATGATCCTCGCACTTGTCGTCGTCTGGCTGATCGGCCGTTCGATCGGGCAACGCCGCGAGTACGGCGAGGCCCAGCGCGCGCAGGCCGCGGTGCAGGCCGTCCAGGCCGAGCGGCTGCGGATCGCCCGTGAGCTGCACGACATGATCGCGCACAGCATCGGCGTCATCGCCATCCAGGCGGGCGTGGGCGGCCGGGTGATCGACACGCAACCGGCGGAGGCACGCAACGCGCTGAACGCCATCGAGGACACCAGCCGGGAGACGCTGGCCGGGCTGCGCCGGATGCTCGGCACCCTCCGCCAAGCCGATCAAGGGTCGGCGCCTCTGGACCCCACGCCGGGTCTGGCGGACCTGGACGGGCTGGTCGGCAGGTCGCTGGCCGCCGGTGTCCGGGTCGAGGTACGGCGGCTCGGCCAGGAGCGTGCGCTGCCCGCCGACATCGACCTGTCCGCGTTCCGTATCGTCCAGGAGGCCCTCACCAACGTGATCCGCCACGCGGGAGCACGCGACTGCCGGGTGGTCCTGGACTACCGGGACGAGGAGTTGCGCGTCGAGGTCACCGACGATGGGCGTGGCACCATCGGTGCCCCGGTCGCCGGATACGGCATCGCCGGGATGCGCGAACGCGCCGCCCTGCTGCACGGCCACTTCAGCGCGGGACCGCGTGCCGACGGCGGGTTCGGTGTGTCGGCGCGGCTGCCGGTCCCCGCGGAATCTCGATGA
- a CDS encoding response regulator — protein MTVRVVLADDQPLVRAGLRVLVADHPDLEIVGEAGTGTEAVRIAGDSDPDVVVMDIRMPGMDGIEATRIITADAEAPRVLILTTFDDDDYVYGALRAGASGFLVKDMALEDILAAIRVVAAGDALIAPGVTRRLIAEFAGRPEPAPPRRNVEGITAREREVLTLVGRGMSNGEIAAQLYVSVATAKAHVARLFTKLGARDRVHLVIIAYEAGLVAPPS, from the coding sequence ATGACGGTCCGTGTCGTCCTGGCCGACGACCAGCCGCTCGTACGGGCCGGGCTGCGGGTGCTCGTCGCCGACCATCCCGACCTGGAGATCGTGGGAGAGGCCGGAACGGGCACCGAGGCCGTCCGTATCGCCGGGGACTCCGACCCTGACGTGGTGGTGATGGACATCCGGATGCCCGGCATGGACGGCATCGAGGCGACTCGGATCATCACGGCGGACGCCGAGGCGCCGCGCGTCCTCATCCTCACCACGTTCGACGACGACGACTACGTCTACGGCGCTCTGCGCGCCGGCGCGAGCGGCTTCCTCGTCAAGGACATGGCGCTGGAGGACATCCTCGCGGCGATCCGCGTCGTCGCCGCGGGCGATGCCCTGATCGCGCCGGGCGTCACGCGCCGGTTGATCGCGGAGTTCGCCGGCCGCCCCGAGCCCGCCCCGCCGCGGCGTAACGTCGAGGGCATCACGGCACGCGAGCGCGAGGTGCTGACCCTCGTCGGACGCGGCATGTCCAACGGTGAGATCGCCGCGCAGCTGTACGTCAGCGTGGCCACCGCCAAGGCGCACGTGGCCCGGTTGTTCACCAAACTGGGCGCCCGCGACCGGGTCCACCTCGTCATCATCGCCTACGAGGCGGGCCTGGTCGCACCGCCGTCATGA
- the metH gene encoding methionine synthase, protein MIESVNAQREATGALRRLLDERVVVLDGAWGTMLQGAELTPADYRGDRFTDHPQDVTGDPDLLNLTRPDVVLDVHRQYLAAGADITTTNTFTATSIGQSDYGLQDLVREMNLRGAQLARQAADEAGGRLVAGSVGPLNVTLSLSPRVEDPAFRAVTFDEVKAAYAEQMQALAEGGVDLLLIETIFDTLNAKAAIAAAREVAPQLPLWISVTIVDLSGRTLSGQTVEAFWASIEHADPLVVGVNCSLGAEEMRPHVAELSRLAGVYVASHPNAGLPNAFGGYDQTPEETAGLLGEFAGSGLVNIVGGCCGTSPEHIAKIAAAVAGMAPRPVPPPATGTRFSGLETFEIGPDTGFVMIGERTNVTGSARFRKLVEADDYQAAVDVALEQVRGGANLLDVNMDADLLDSVEAMTTFLNLVATEPEVARLPIMIDSSRWSVLEAGLKCVQGKGVVNSISLKEGEDSFLEQARKIKSYGAGVVVMAFDEQGQADTTERKVSICGRAYDLLTQQAGFAPGDIVFDPNVLAVATGIAEHNGYAKAFLNALPLIKERCPGARTSGGISNLSFSFRGNNVVREAMHSAFLFHAVRAGLDMGIVNAGQLAVYQDIPADLLELVEDVLFDRREDATDRLVTFAETVTGSGTQRVVDLSWREGPVEKRLSHALVHGIVDFIEADTEEARLVADRPLEVIEGPLMDGMKIVGDLFGAGKMFLPQVVKSARVMKRSVAYLEPFIEADKAGRSDEENARGNGKVVLATVKGDVHDIGKNIVGVVLGCNNYEVLDLGVMVPAAKILDTAVAEGADAVGLSGLITPSLDEMVSVATEMQRRGLKIPLLIGGATTSRQHTAVRIAPAYDRTTVHVLDASRVVGVVSDLLDTDRAEQLDVANRADQARLRVQHENRRQRPLMPLAKARANPERVTFEDLPTPAFTGIRQVEPGLKELREMIDWQFFFLAWELKGKYPAILDMPEARELFDEGNALLDEIVSGGLLQARGVYGFWPAHSEGDDILIEAASGRDLLRVPMLRQQTVKPEGRPNRCLADYVAPAGDHVGGFAVSVQGAEALAGVYEAQQDDYKAIMVKALADRLAEAFAEWAHLQARRDWFEPDAEPALEDLHAERFRGIRPAFGYPASPDHTLKRELFDLLDTDRIGMDLTESFAMTPAASVSGLLFAHPSSRYFTVGRIGEDQADDYAVRRGQDPSEVRRWLRPNLT, encoded by the coding sequence ATGATCGAGTCCGTCAACGCCCAGCGCGAGGCGACGGGTGCCCTGCGTAGGTTGCTGGACGAGCGTGTCGTGGTGCTGGACGGCGCCTGGGGCACGATGCTGCAGGGAGCCGAGCTCACCCCGGCCGACTACCGCGGCGACCGGTTCACCGATCATCCGCAGGACGTGACCGGCGATCCGGACCTGTTGAACCTCACCCGGCCCGACGTGGTGCTGGACGTCCACCGGCAGTATCTGGCGGCCGGCGCGGACATCACCACGACCAACACGTTCACGGCGACCTCCATCGGCCAGTCCGACTACGGCCTGCAGGACCTCGTGCGGGAGATGAACCTGCGGGGCGCGCAGCTGGCACGCCAAGCCGCCGACGAGGCGGGCGGGCGGCTGGTGGCCGGATCGGTCGGCCCGCTGAACGTGACGTTGTCGCTGTCGCCGAGGGTGGAGGACCCGGCGTTCCGCGCGGTGACCTTCGACGAGGTGAAGGCCGCCTACGCCGAGCAGATGCAGGCGCTGGCCGAGGGCGGCGTCGACCTGCTGCTCATCGAGACGATCTTCGACACCCTGAACGCCAAGGCCGCGATCGCCGCCGCCCGCGAGGTCGCGCCGCAGCTGCCGCTGTGGATCTCGGTGACGATCGTCGACCTGAGCGGCCGCACGCTGTCGGGCCAGACCGTCGAGGCGTTCTGGGCCTCGATCGAGCACGCCGACCCGCTGGTCGTCGGGGTGAACTGCTCGCTGGGCGCCGAAGAGATGCGCCCGCACGTCGCCGAGCTGTCGCGGCTCGCCGGCGTCTACGTCGCCAGCCACCCCAACGCGGGTCTGCCCAACGCCTTCGGCGGCTATGACCAGACACCGGAGGAGACCGCCGGTCTGCTCGGGGAGTTCGCCGGATCCGGCCTGGTCAACATCGTCGGCGGCTGCTGCGGCACGTCGCCCGAGCACATCGCCAAGATCGCCGCCGCGGTCGCCGGTATGGCGCCCCGGCCCGTGCCGCCGCCCGCCACCGGCACCCGCTTCAGCGGCCTGGAGACCTTCGAGATCGGCCCCGACACCGGCTTCGTCATGATCGGTGAGCGCACCAACGTGACCGGCTCGGCCCGGTTCCGCAAACTGGTCGAGGCCGACGACTACCAGGCCGCCGTGGACGTCGCGCTGGAGCAGGTACGCGGCGGCGCGAACCTGCTCGACGTCAACATGGACGCCGACCTGCTCGACAGCGTGGAGGCCATGACCACGTTCTTGAACCTGGTCGCCACCGAGCCGGAGGTCGCACGCCTCCCGATCATGATCGACAGTTCGCGGTGGAGCGTCCTGGAGGCCGGGCTCAAGTGCGTCCAGGGCAAGGGCGTCGTCAACTCCATCAGCCTCAAAGAGGGCGAGGACTCCTTCCTCGAGCAGGCCCGCAAGATCAAGTCGTACGGCGCCGGCGTCGTGGTGATGGCCTTCGACGAGCAGGGCCAGGCCGACACCACCGAACGCAAGGTCTCGATCTGCGGCCGTGCCTATGACCTGCTCACCCAGCAGGCCGGCTTCGCCCCCGGCGACATCGTCTTCGACCCGAACGTCCTGGCGGTCGCCACCGGGATCGCCGAGCACAACGGGTACGCCAAGGCGTTCCTGAACGCGCTGCCGCTCATCAAGGAGCGCTGCCCGGGCGCGCGGACCAGCGGCGGCATCTCCAACCTGTCGTTCTCCTTCCGCGGCAACAACGTCGTACGTGAGGCGATGCACTCGGCGTTCCTGTTCCACGCCGTACGCGCCGGCCTGGACATGGGCATCGTCAACGCCGGGCAGCTCGCCGTCTACCAGGACATCCCGGCCGACCTGCTCGAGCTCGTCGAAGACGTGCTCTTCGACCGGCGCGAGGACGCCACCGACCGGCTGGTGACCTTCGCCGAGACCGTCACCGGCTCCGGCACGCAGCGCGTCGTCGACCTGTCCTGGCGTGAGGGGCCGGTGGAGAAGCGGCTCTCCCACGCCCTGGTGCACGGCATCGTCGACTTCATCGAGGCCGACACCGAAGAGGCGCGCCTGGTGGCCGACCGCCCCCTGGAGGTGATCGAGGGGCCGCTGATGGACGGCATGAAGATCGTGGGTGACCTGTTCGGGGCGGGCAAGATGTTCCTTCCCCAGGTGGTCAAGAGCGCCCGCGTGATGAAGCGGTCCGTCGCCTACCTCGAGCCGTTCATCGAGGCCGACAAGGCGGGCCGGTCCGACGAGGAGAACGCCCGCGGCAACGGCAAGGTGGTGCTCGCGACCGTCAAGGGCGACGTGCACGACATCGGCAAGAACATCGTGGGCGTCGTGCTGGGCTGCAACAACTACGAGGTGCTGGACCTGGGGGTGATGGTCCCGGCCGCCAAGATCTTGGACACCGCGGTCGCCGAGGGCGCCGACGCCGTCGGCCTGTCCGGGCTGATCACCCCGTCTCTGGACGAGATGGTCTCCGTCGCGACCGAGATGCAGCGCCGCGGCCTGAAGATCCCGCTGCTGATCGGCGGCGCCACGACCTCCCGCCAGCACACGGCCGTACGGATCGCGCCGGCCTATGACCGTACGACGGTCCACGTGCTCGACGCGTCGCGTGTGGTCGGCGTCGTCTCCGATCTGCTCGACACCGACCGGGCCGAGCAGCTGGACGTGGCCAACCGGGCCGACCAGGCGCGGCTCCGCGTACAGCACGAGAACCGTCGGCAGCGTCCCCTGATGCCCCTCGCCAAGGCCCGCGCCAACCCCGAGCGCGTCACCTTCGAGGACCTGCCCACGCCCGCCTTCACCGGCATCCGCCAGGTCGAGCCCGGCCTGAAAGAACTCCGCGAGATGATCGACTGGCAGTTCTTCTTCCTCGCCTGGGAGCTGAAGGGCAAGTACCCCGCCATCCTGGACATGCCCGAGGCCCGCGAGCTCTTCGACGAGGGCAACGCCCTGCTCGATGAGATCGTCTCGGGTGGCCTGCTCCAGGCCCGTGGCGTCTACGGGTTCTGGCCCGCCCACTCCGAGGGCGACGACATCCTCATCGAGGCGGCTTCCGGGCGGGATCTGCTGCGCGTGCCGATGCTGCGCCAGCAGACGGTCAAGCCCGAAGGCCGCCCGAACCGCTGCCTTGCGGACTACGTGGCGCCGGCCGGTGACCATGTCGGCGGTTTCGCGGTGTCCGTACAGGGCGCCGAGGCCCTCGCCGGCGTCTACGAGGCCCAGCAGGACGACTACAAGGCCATCATGGTCAAGGCGCTGGCGGACCGTCTCGCCGAGGCGTTCGCCGAGTGGGCCCACCTGCAGGCGCGGCGCGACTGGTTCGAGCCGGACGCCGAGCCGGCGTTGGAGGACCTGCACGCCGAGCGTTTCCGCGGGATCCGGCCGGCCTTCGGCTACCCGGCCAGCCCCGACCACACCCTGAAGCGCGAGCTGTTCGACCTGCTCGACACCGACCGGATCGGCATGGACCTGACCGAGTCGTTCGCGATGACGCCGGCCGCCAGTGTCAGCGGCCTGCTGTTCGCCCACCCCTCGTCGCGTTACTTCACCGTCGGGCGGATCGGCGAGGACCAGGCGGACGACTACGCCGTACGGCGGGGCCAGGACCCCTCCGAGGTCCGCCGCTGGCTGCGCCCCAACCTCACCTGA
- a CDS encoding DUF4097 family beta strand repeat-containing protein, giving the protein MQKFETPAPISAVLNVPAGRVRFIAADRADTAVEVLPADAAKGRDVKAAEQTTVDYRDGVLRIETPAKNQPFGPSGSVEVTVRLPAGSRVEAKTGSAELRAVGRLGDVAFEGAYRQIKIDEAAGVRLTAVDGDVEVGRLGGPAEISTARGDIRITEAVRGAVVLRTRSGDISVGAAAGVSASLDAGTGHGRVSNALKNDGTAELGIRATTSRGDINARSL; this is encoded by the coding sequence ATGCAGAAGTTCGAGACCCCCGCCCCGATCTCCGCCGTCCTGAACGTCCCCGCCGGGCGCGTCCGGTTCATCGCCGCCGACCGGGCCGACACCGCGGTCGAGGTCCTGCCCGCGGACGCCGCGAAGGGCCGCGACGTCAAGGCCGCCGAGCAGACCACGGTCGACTACCGCGACGGCGTGCTGCGGATCGAGACGCCGGCGAAGAACCAGCCCTTCGGCCCCTCCGGATCCGTCGAGGTGACGGTCCGGCTGCCCGCCGGTTCCCGCGTCGAGGCGAAGACGGGCAGCGCCGAGCTCCGGGCCGTCGGACGCCTCGGCGACGTCGCCTTCGAAGGCGCATACCGCCAGATCAAGATCGACGAGGCCGCGGGCGTCCGCCTCACCGCGGTCGACGGCGACGTCGAGGTCGGCCGGCTGGGCGGCCCCGCGGAGATCAGCACCGCGAGGGGCGACATCCGGATCACCGAGGCCGTACGCGGCGCGGTCGTGCTCCGTACCCGGTCCGGCGACATCTCGGTCGGCGCCGCCGCCGGTGTCTCGGCCTCCCTGGACGCCGGCACCGGCCACGGCCGCGTCAGCAACGCGCTCAAGAACGACGGCACCGCCGAGCTGGGCATCCGCGCCACCACCTCGCGCGGCGACATCAACGCCCGCAGCCTGTGA
- a CDS encoding GbsR/MarR family transcriptional regulator: MPGGRLTQQERQQIALGLADGLAYAEIARRLDRPTSTITREVMRNGGPTAYRADLAHRATERRTHRRREAAPRGPEAFPQPHGRDPEAVREYEELFTTVLMQAGTPKMMARVQACLYTTDTGSLTAAELVQRLQVSPASISKAITFLESQGLVRRERDERRRDRYVVDDDIWYEAMVASARSLAQVIEAARKGAGILGPGTPAAVRLENIARFVDFVSESMTRAAEQAREVLHTKAVATPGDTAEPSGPATG, encoded by the coding sequence ATGCCGGGAGGCAGGCTCACTCAGCAGGAACGCCAGCAGATCGCGCTGGGGCTGGCCGACGGCCTCGCCTACGCGGAGATCGCCAGGCGTCTCGACCGCCCCACCTCCACGATCACGCGTGAGGTGATGCGCAACGGCGGCCCCACCGCCTACCGGGCGGACCTGGCCCACCGCGCCACCGAACGCCGTACCCACCGGCGCAGGGAGGCCGCGCCCCGGGGACCGGAGGCGTTCCCCCAGCCCCACGGACGCGACCCCGAGGCCGTACGCGAGTACGAGGAGTTGTTCACCACCGTCCTGATGCAGGCGGGCACGCCCAAGATGATGGCCCGGGTGCAGGCCTGCCTCTACACCACCGACACGGGCAGCCTCACCGCGGCCGAGCTCGTCCAGCGCCTCCAGGTCAGCCCGGCGTCCATCTCCAAGGCGATCACGTTCCTCGAAAGCCAGGGCCTCGTCCGCCGGGAACGCGACGAACGCCGCCGCGACCGCTACGTCGTCGACGACGACATCTGGTACGAGGCGATGGTCGCCAGCGCCCGGTCCCTCGCCCAGGTCATCGAGGCCGCACGGAAGGGCGCGGGCATCCTCGGCCCCGGCACCCCGGCCGCCGTCCGCCTGGAGAACATCGCCCGTTTCGTCGACTTCGTCAGCGAGAGCATGACGCGGGCCGCGGAGCAGGCCCGCGAGGTCCTCCACACCAAAGCCGTGGCGACGCCGGGCGACACCGCCGAGCCGAGCGGGCCGGCCACGGGGTGA
- a CDS encoding sigma-70 family RNA polymerase sigma factor, giving the protein MIAELAAGAPPPREDSAVAEVFDRLPDRDRELLALVAWEGLSHAEIATTLGCSSNAVGVRLHRARKRFARALRSAGVDRPAAAVSVLQESDLT; this is encoded by the coding sequence TTGATCGCGGAGCTGGCGGCCGGTGCGCCGCCGCCGCGGGAGGACTCGGCGGTCGCCGAGGTCTTCGACCGCCTGCCGGACCGCGATCGTGAACTCCTCGCGCTCGTGGCCTGGGAAGGCCTCTCCCACGCCGAGATCGCGACGACGCTCGGTTGCTCGTCAAACGCCGTGGGCGTTCGCCTGCACCGGGCGCGCAAACGCTTCGCGCGCGCCCTGCGGTCCGCGGGCGTCGACCGGCCTGCCGCCGCGGTGTCCGTTCTTCAGGAGAGTGATCTGACATGA
- a CDS encoding amino acid ABC transporter ATP-binding protein, which produces MNTAGAAPIVEARSVQKHFGPNHVLKGIDLTIERGQVLCLLGPSGSGKSTFLRCINHLEKIDGGRIYVDGELMGYTERGGRAREMKPREVSAQRRGIGMVFQRFNLFPHLTALGNIIEAPVGVAKKRPSEARARGMQLLEQVGLGDRADAYPSQLSGGQQQRVAIARALAMDPKLMLFDEPTSALDPELVGDVLNVMRDLAQTGMTMIVVTHEIGFAREAADKVAFMDDGQIVESGTPDQVINNPQHARTTSFLKSVL; this is translated from the coding sequence ATGAACACGGCGGGAGCCGCACCGATCGTCGAGGCCCGCAGCGTGCAGAAGCACTTCGGGCCGAACCACGTGCTCAAGGGCATCGACCTGACCATCGAGCGCGGGCAGGTGCTCTGCCTGCTCGGCCCGTCGGGCTCGGGCAAGTCGACGTTCCTGCGCTGCATCAACCATCTGGAGAAGATCGACGGCGGCCGCATCTACGTCGACGGCGAGCTGATGGGCTACACCGAGCGGGGCGGCCGCGCGCGGGAGATGAAGCCACGCGAGGTCTCGGCGCAGCGCCGCGGCATCGGGATGGTCTTCCAGCGGTTCAACCTCTTCCCGCATCTCACCGCGCTGGGCAACATCATCGAGGCGCCGGTCGGCGTCGCGAAGAAACGCCCGTCCGAGGCGCGTGCCCGCGGGATGCAGCTGCTGGAACAGGTCGGGCTCGGCGATCGCGCCGACGCCTATCCGAGCCAGCTGTCCGGCGGGCAGCAGCAGCGGGTGGCGATCGCCCGCGCGCTGGCGATGGATCCCAAACTGATGCTCTTCGACGAGCCGACCTCGGCGCTGGACCCCGAGCTCGTCGGCGACGTCCTGAACGTCATGCGGGACCTGGCCCAGACCGGGATGACGATGATCGTGGTGACCCACGAGATCGGCTTCGCCCGCGAGGCCGCCGACAAGGTCGCCTTCATGGACGACGGCCAGATCGTGGAGTCGGGAACGCCCGACCAGGTCATCAACAACCCGCAGCACGCGCGCACGACCAGTTTCCTCAAGAGCGTGCTGTAA
- a CDS encoding amino acid ABC transporter permease, with product MSGKAISTEHGAGQAATPSPADDDVAAMPLRHTGRWVAAAALLVVFGGTLASFWRNPNIDHTVVAKYLFDTRILSGVGLTVTLTATSMILATMLAVLLAVMRLSTNPVLRVLSWVYVWFFRGTPLLVQVVFWGYLGLLYSRLSIGIPFTSITFASANTSTIITAFVAGLLALGLNEAAYASEIVRAGLLSVDAGHIEAAYSLGMSPTYTLRRIILPQAMRVIIPPMGNETISMLKNTALLELIAVHELYTRTSQISAQNLSQVELLIVASAWYLAMTTVLSIPQYYLERRFGRGTARRPPTSPWKQIRLRYQAARVRLRTVARTDSGMGSPS from the coding sequence GCCCGCGGACGATGACGTGGCGGCCATGCCGCTGCGGCACACGGGCCGCTGGGTCGCCGCGGCGGCCCTGCTGGTCGTGTTCGGCGGCACGCTGGCGTCGTTCTGGCGCAACCCCAACATCGACCACACTGTCGTCGCGAAATACCTGTTCGACACGCGCATCCTGAGCGGCGTGGGCCTGACGGTCACCCTGACGGCGACCTCGATGATCCTGGCGACCATGCTCGCCGTCCTCCTGGCGGTGATGCGGCTCTCGACCAACCCGGTCCTGCGGGTCCTGTCCTGGGTCTACGTCTGGTTCTTCCGCGGGACGCCGCTGCTGGTGCAGGTCGTCTTCTGGGGATACCTCGGGCTGCTGTACTCGCGGCTGAGCATCGGGATCCCGTTCACCTCGATCACCTTCGCCTCGGCGAACACCAGCACGATCATCACCGCGTTCGTCGCGGGTCTGCTGGCGCTCGGGCTGAACGAGGCCGCGTACGCATCCGAGATCGTCCGCGCCGGCCTGCTCTCGGTCGACGCGGGGCACATCGAGGCGGCCTACTCGCTGGGCATGTCGCCGACGTACACGCTGCGGCGCATCATCCTGCCCCAGGCCATGCGCGTGATCATCCCGCCGATGGGCAACGAGACCATCTCGATGCTGAAGAACACCGCGCTGCTGGAACTCATCGCCGTGCACGAGCTGTACACACGGACGAGCCAGATCTCGGCGCAGAACCTCAGCCAGGTCGAGCTGCTCATCGTCGCGAGCGCGTGGTACCTGGCCATGACGACGGTGCTCTCGATACCGCAGTACTACCTCGAACGCAGGTTCGGCCGCGGCACCGCCCGGCGGCCACCGACGTCCCCGTGGAAGCAGATCCGGCTGCGGTACCAGGCCGCGCGGGTACGGCTGCGCACCGTCGCACGAACCGACTCAGGCATGGGGAGCCCCTCATGA